A region from the Haloarcula sp. CBA1127 genome encodes:
- a CDS encoding type IV secretory system conjugative DNA transfer family protein: protein MSSSSSAPPGQRSGEVPNSLKYDNVVGFVWAGFMLLFPPMIVDSDKVLPKRFWAWRYIYLGFGLISAAFFYDVLVQTPSAALLFPFAHVLAAISVGTLFADFTVPGLSLPMLSYSTTVILYAISIGVVFSGELLRRTSPEMLAMNQWDHDDGESVVPLEEVSHEHEETEMPFTLDQDVSTAVVGETGSGKTSMMKLLAYQFPYYSNTAVIAHDTGEDFQAFYEELGFDVQRIRHEDSDVVWNLFKDADSESDFREVAGAIFGEADGHDPFHRPAKQTFAEMLMYLHLSAQKNNRRHALCHADIVSLLNEGHIALKKALDEFDRLDSGHIDPDKGKGAQNVYQTIKENVDPVFTGDFGDYGEFSLQEYIENPEGRVLIIDSNPTELETLGPMYQLLVDWSIRYAMNASNPTVHILDEIDALPALTQVTNLTARGRKHKARALVGVQTIGQLKDTYSTISGIVGNCPQGVYFGPGDSESTDFILDELGESRQYDRSEMVSMSHQGRGENPRTQARDTYKEKDKTPVTSGLLRDFQPGECVAVSRTTWVHGQSYELADVRDSLPAQGAESPDSSEPEPTDDDTDIESDSWFSFTRARLDDVLYGSLGETEDDESRDSGPDRDPEVEPTADATDGLGDDESTDPLDQTTANTAVTSPDTDHPDLSDSEDEYDGGDHDQQSDDNTGGLFSEPDPDPSLGGTESAQQEGGESPTESGAEGDSNKTEERDETESKEEERDVSEFM, encoded by the coding sequence GTCGTCGGGTTCGTCTGGGCCGGGTTCATGCTGTTGTTCCCGCCAATGATCGTCGACAGCGACAAGGTTCTCCCAAAGCGGTTCTGGGCGTGGCGCTACATTTACCTCGGCTTTGGACTGATCAGCGCGGCGTTCTTCTACGACGTGCTTGTCCAAACTCCCAGCGCAGCGCTGTTGTTCCCGTTCGCACATGTCCTGGCTGCTATCTCAGTCGGGACACTGTTCGCTGACTTCACTGTGCCCGGCCTGTCGCTGCCGATGCTCTCGTACTCGACCACGGTGATCCTGTATGCCATCTCAATTGGCGTTGTGTTCTCCGGGGAACTACTCCGCCGGACCTCGCCGGAAATGCTCGCGATGAACCAGTGGGACCACGACGACGGGGAGTCCGTCGTCCCGCTCGAAGAAGTCTCTCACGAACACGAAGAGACCGAGATGCCGTTCACGCTCGATCAGGATGTCTCTACAGCCGTCGTAGGGGAAACTGGGAGCGGGAAGACGTCGATGATGAAGCTGCTGGCCTACCAGTTCCCGTACTACAGTAACACGGCAGTCATCGCTCACGACACCGGCGAGGACTTTCAAGCATTCTACGAGGAGTTGGGCTTCGACGTTCAGCGCATCCGCCACGAAGATAGCGACGTAGTCTGGAATCTGTTCAAGGACGCCGATTCAGAGTCGGACTTCCGCGAGGTCGCCGGCGCGATCTTCGGCGAAGCCGACGGCCACGACCCATTCCATCGGCCCGCCAAACAGACCTTCGCGGAGATGCTGATGTATCTGCATCTCAGCGCACAAAAGAACAACCGCCGTCACGCGCTCTGTCACGCCGATATCGTCTCACTCCTCAACGAGGGCCACATCGCGCTCAAGAAGGCACTGGACGAGTTCGACCGGCTGGATTCGGGTCATATCGACCCTGACAAGGGCAAAGGCGCACAGAACGTCTACCAGACGATCAAGGAGAACGTCGATCCCGTCTTCACTGGCGACTTCGGAGACTACGGGGAGTTCTCCCTGCAAGAGTACATCGAGAACCCGGAAGGCCGAGTCCTCATCATTGACTCGAACCCGACGGAACTGGAAACGCTCGGGCCGATGTACCAGCTGCTCGTAGACTGGTCAATCCGCTATGCGATGAACGCCTCGAATCCGACGGTCCACATCCTCGACGAGATTGATGCGCTGCCGGCGCTCACTCAGGTAACGAACCTGACGGCACGAGGCCGGAAACACAAGGCTCGGGCACTAGTCGGCGTCCAGACAATCGGCCAACTCAAGGACACGTACAGTACAATCTCTGGGATTGTCGGCAACTGTCCACAGGGAGTTTACTTCGGGCCGGGTGACAGCGAGTCGACGGACTTCATCCTCGACGAACTCGGCGAGAGCCGCCAGTACGACCGGTCGGAGATGGTGTCGATGAGTCACCAGGGGCGCGGTGAAAATCCACGAACGCAGGCTCGGGACACGTACAAGGAGAAGGACAAAACGCCGGTCACGTCCGGCCTGCTCCGAGACTTCCAGCCCGGTGAGTGCGTTGCCGTCTCGCGAACGACGTGGGTCCACGGGCAGTCTTATGAACTGGCTGACGTTCGCGATAGCCTCCCGGCGCAGGGCGCAGAGTCGCCGGACAGTTCGGAGCCGGAACCCACTGACGATGACACCGACATCGAGAGCGACAGTTGGTTCTCGTTCACCCGGGCTCGGCTCGACGATGTGCTCTATGGGTCACTTGGTGAGACCGAAGATGATGAGTCCAGAGACAGTGGCCCGGATCGTGACCCCGAAGTCGAGCCAACCGCCGACGCGACAGACGGGTTGGGCGACGACGAGTCGACCGACCCACTCGACCAGACAACAGCAAACACTGCCGTCACGTCTCCGGACACAGACCACCCAGACCTATCAGATTCAGAAGATGAGTATGACGGTGGCGATCACGACCAGCAGTCCGACGACAACACTGGAGGACTCTTCTCTGAGCCGGACCCAGATCCCAGCTTAGGGGGGACGGAATCTGCCCAGCAGGAAGGTGGTGAATCACCCACTGAATCAGGTGCAGAGGGAGACTCGAACAAGACTGAAGAGCGGGACGAAACTGAGTCAAAAGAGGAAGAGCGCGACGTATCTGAGTTCATGTAA
- a CDS encoding SOSS complex subunit B family protein, translating to MYVSNSSGKKASASNQTVSLSAHVEGGPEQLLEAVAETENGDELDFRMNRGSDSRGNFYARQEEAYDYDWTRSTEVGPDRRFGETLEQQEERHGREAEQARHSEVARAHVDGADREASARQLTNAETGRADGFRSPADPRQWMDRDTLARVNQQAATLADKTSLSQAAASRRLAALVSGQMGDCNSLYEASFTVLDEAQNDLQVPTPIDEVSPYGYECTVEGEVTHIIAEPDARNQYQVLYIEDDDGTSAKVTVWGKSMHGGEMVRTLHEGDRVRISGGKPDDYNGIKTVAVTSDTLMCVIERGDGPAPTGHGSSMFGSSGDSRTAASWEAESDTHQWANERDSDRAVAVTLGKARCPEPECSDLFDTEHGAATHRGIVHSAD from the coding sequence ATGTACGTTAGCAATTCCAGCGGTAAGAAAGCATCGGCAAGCAACCAGACAGTTTCCCTTTCGGCCCACGTCGAGGGTGGCCCCGAACAGCTTCTAGAGGCGGTCGCAGAGACGGAGAACGGCGACGAACTCGATTTCAGGATGAATCGGGGTAGCGATAGCCGTGGCAACTTCTACGCCCGACAGGAGGAGGCATACGACTACGACTGGACGCGCTCGACCGAGGTTGGTCCGGACCGGCGGTTTGGCGAAACGCTGGAACAGCAGGAAGAACGCCACGGGCGCGAAGCCGAACAAGCCCGACACTCCGAGGTCGCACGCGCCCACGTCGACGGTGCCGACCGCGAAGCCTCGGCTCGCCAGCTCACCAACGCCGAAACCGGACGGGCTGACGGGTTCCGCTCCCCGGCTGACCCCCGACAGTGGATGGACCGCGACACGCTGGCGCGAGTCAACCAGCAAGCCGCGACGCTGGCAGACAAGACCAGTCTGTCGCAGGCGGCGGCAAGCCGCCGACTTGCGGCCCTTGTGTCCGGGCAGATGGGCGACTGTAACAGCCTGTATGAGGCTTCCTTTACTGTCTTGGACGAGGCCCAGAACGACCTGCAAGTCCCCACGCCTATCGACGAGGTGAGTCCCTACGGCTACGAGTGTACGGTCGAGGGCGAAGTGACCCACATCATCGCGGAGCCAGACGCCCGCAATCAGTACCAAGTCCTCTACATCGAGGACGACGACGGCACGAGCGCGAAGGTCACGGTCTGGGGCAAGTCCATGCACGGCGGCGAGATGGTGCGCACGCTTCACGAGGGCGACAGAGTTCGGATTTCCGGGGGCAAGCCCGACGACTACAACGGTATCAAGACGGTGGCCGTCACGAGCGACACGCTCATGTGTGTCATCGAGCGCGGCGACGGTCCCGCGCCCACCGGACACGGGAGTAGTATGTTCGGCTCCTCGGGCGATAGTCGAACGGCGGCGTCGTGGGAGGCCGAGTCAGACACCCATCAGTGGGCCAACGAGCGGGATTCTGACCGCGCGGTCGCCGTGACGCTCGGCAAGGCCCGCTGTCCTGAACCCGAGTGTTCGGACCTGTTCGACACTGAGCATGGGGCCGCCACTCATCGCGGTATCGTCCACTCCGCAGACTAA
- a CDS encoding nucleotidyltransferase domain-containing protein, producing the protein MNGDAVQSENPKEGSYVRLPIPLGEPDAFRYGATADILHILVDNPDRRFTNRELHRVTGKGLSSVNAAVDTLEALGVITVDRSGRANAVQMDSAMLVKADDPVTTIPQAAYHAPVRAILSRLEERVTDEIGVVLFGSVARGSADRTSDIDLFVVVEGDRMQAQREAHTIEQEIADEEFDGDRYEAHIVVEPSESAANHDRIGNILAEGLTLRESPALDAIKQEVFGNGSE; encoded by the coding sequence ATGAATGGTGACGCAGTTCAAAGTGAGAATCCGAAAGAGGGATCTTACGTTCGGCTCCCCATCCCGCTCGGTGAGCCCGACGCTTTCCGATATGGGGCAACTGCTGATATCCTCCATATCCTCGTCGACAACCCAGATCGAAGGTTCACGAATCGAGAGCTCCACCGGGTGACGGGAAAAGGACTGAGTAGCGTGAATGCCGCCGTCGATACGCTCGAAGCACTTGGCGTGATTACCGTCGACCGATCTGGCCGGGCGAATGCTGTTCAGATGGATTCAGCAATGCTTGTCAAGGCCGATGATCCAGTGACGACCATTCCACAAGCAGCGTATCACGCACCAGTCAGAGCAATTCTGAGTAGACTCGAAGAACGGGTTACCGACGAAATCGGCGTCGTCCTCTTCGGCAGCGTCGCACGAGGGAGCGCTGATCGAACGAGCGACATCGACCTGTTCGTCGTTGTCGAGGGCGACCGAATGCAGGCACAGCGTGAGGCCCACACCATCGAACAGGAGATCGCCGACGAGGAATTTGACGGCGATCGGTACGAGGCCCATATCGTCGTCGAACCCAGCGAGTCGGCCGCGAACCACGACCGGATCGGCAACATTCTTGCCGAAGGGCTGACGCTCCGAGAGTCGCCGGCACTCGACGCGATAAAACAGGAGGTGTTTGGAAATGGGTCTGAATGA
- a CDS encoding P-loop NTPase fold protein, whose amino-acid sequence MGHEEGQKLYSDTALNDIEADQLGYGTFAEHLADTICGWTPDEEFVIGIYGQWGSGKSSILNFVESEIESREEQPVIVRFNPWWFSGQADLIEKFFSQLRTGLGDDEKFSDAKEKLADLSRTVSKVPFYKLTGVPAGPFLGRFADMISIEEENIGKLKDEISELLTGIDQPIVVFIDDIDRLTDEEIKQMFRLVKSVADFPNLIYVLAFDRDIITEALETGERGVQNGDEYLEKIIQLPQHVPIPREGSLDQFFTDRLDAIVGDDEIVFDSSHWQTVYKEGIEPLVQTPRDAIRLSNAVKTSYGALQNEINYLDLIAVEALRIYFNSLYDQVRTNKSKFTNRRQMERSNSPDYSFLWENFDGDHKDSATMLLSYLFPRFEEDDFAMGRTISENSNTYRKRNRICHPEMFSYYFRQTVPEGQIPIDEFQSIVQSTENPEKFEKHLMELSDQRRDSGRSEAHNFLKRFEEHAAEVGNKKGATKVLFRLSDHLIEVDPPANQFNDGNRGHIYRAVHNMLEDTADPGPILEDAIRRDGSTYFTTHFLIRCLQEHGEHGGNTKREENRLLSMDTINSLKQVWVEQVEGKAESNKLSEQPHHLDRVLDTWIEWGDQKEAVEWSQSYASDDESLVDLVDSFLREGRSSAIGRFYYIDPEWLEPFIDIEEAEKRLQSIDKNRLDEDERKAVEKFLRGRELREAGEDPSSLEAWTFSKRKNMNK is encoded by the coding sequence ATGGGACATGAGGAGGGGCAGAAGCTGTACTCTGATACTGCATTGAACGATATTGAAGCAGATCAGTTAGGTTACGGGACCTTTGCTGAACATCTTGCAGATACTATCTGTGGTTGGACCCCAGACGAGGAGTTCGTCATTGGAATCTACGGACAGTGGGGATCAGGAAAGAGCAGTATTCTGAATTTTGTCGAGTCAGAAATTGAGAGCCGTGAAGAGCAGCCAGTCATTGTCAGGTTCAACCCATGGTGGTTCTCTGGACAAGCAGATCTAATAGAGAAATTCTTCTCGCAGTTGCGGACAGGCTTGGGGGATGACGAAAAGTTCAGCGACGCAAAGGAGAAGTTGGCTGATCTTTCTCGCACTGTATCAAAAGTTCCATTCTACAAGCTTACCGGTGTCCCTGCAGGCCCATTTCTCGGAAGGTTTGCAGATATGATTTCGATTGAAGAGGAGAATATCGGCAAGCTCAAGGACGAGATTTCTGAGTTGCTAACAGGAATAGATCAACCTATAGTGGTGTTCATCGACGACATCGATCGATTAACTGATGAAGAGATCAAACAAATGTTCCGGCTCGTCAAAAGCGTCGCTGACTTTCCAAATCTAATATACGTCCTCGCATTCGACCGCGACATTATCACTGAGGCCCTTGAAACGGGTGAGAGGGGTGTGCAGAACGGAGATGAATATCTGGAGAAAATAATCCAGTTACCCCAACATGTTCCAATACCCCGTGAGGGATCACTTGACCAGTTCTTTACTGACCGATTAGATGCTATTGTCGGGGACGACGAGATCGTATTTGATTCGTCTCATTGGCAAACGGTATACAAAGAGGGTATTGAACCGTTGGTTCAAACTCCCCGTGACGCTATACGCCTATCCAACGCTGTCAAGACATCGTATGGTGCCCTCCAGAACGAGATTAACTATCTTGACCTCATTGCAGTGGAGGCACTTAGAATCTACTTCAACAGTCTATACGACCAAGTCAGAACGAATAAATCGAAATTTACCAACCGGAGGCAAATGGAACGGTCTAATAGTCCCGACTATTCTTTTTTATGGGAAAACTTCGATGGTGATCACAAAGACTCTGCAACGATGCTTCTCTCATATCTATTCCCGCGATTTGAAGAAGATGACTTCGCCATGGGCCGCACTATATCAGAGAACTCAAACACATATCGGAAGAGGAACCGAATCTGCCATCCAGAGATGTTTTCCTACTACTTCCGACAAACCGTGCCAGAGGGACAAATCCCAATAGACGAATTCCAATCGATAGTCCAATCCACAGAAAACCCTGAAAAATTTGAGAAGCACCTAATGGAGCTATCAGATCAGAGGAGAGATTCAGGGAGGTCTGAGGCCCATAACTTTCTAAAAAGGTTCGAAGAACATGCCGCTGAAGTCGGAAATAAAAAAGGGGCAACAAAAGTGCTCTTCAGACTCAGCGACCACCTGATAGAGGTTGACCCACCTGCCAACCAGTTCAACGACGGTAATCGAGGGCACATTTACCGAGCTGTACACAACATGCTCGAAGATACAGCTGATCCAGGACCCATCTTAGAAGACGCCATTCGACGCGATGGATCGACTTACTTCACCACCCACTTTCTTATTCGATGTCTACAAGAACATGGAGAGCACGGCGGCAACACGAAGAGAGAAGAGAATCGACTGCTATCCATGGATACCATCAACAGTCTCAAACAAGTTTGGGTGGAGCAGGTAGAAGGGAAGGCGGAGAGTAATAAATTATCTGAGCAGCCACATCATCTTGACAGAGTTCTTGACACTTGGATAGAATGGGGGGATCAAAAAGAAGCAGTAGAGTGGTCTCAGAGCTACGCATCAGACGACGAGTCGCTGGTGGACTTGGTTGATAGCTTCCTACGGGAAGGTCGTTCGTCTGCAATAGGGCGGTTTTACTATATCGATCCAGAATGGCTTGAACCATTCATAGACATAGAAGAGGCTGAAAAAAGGCTGCAATCAATCGATAAGAACAGACTTGATGAAGACGAAAGGAAAGCGGTGGAAAAGTTCTTGCGCGGAAGAGAGTTACGGGAAGCAGGAGAAGACCCCAGCTCTCTTGAAGCATGGACATTTTCTAAGCGCAAGAACATGAACAAATAG
- a CDS encoding helix-turn-helix domain-containing protein, which produces MQRGPADSVTELADRLDRKNPQVSNDIGVLEDADIVHFREGKGRAKAPFMPYERVHIQAEVTAAGEK; this is translated from the coding sequence CTGCAACGAGGGCCAGCCGACAGCGTCACCGAGTTGGCCGACCGCCTCGACCGGAAGAACCCGCAGGTGAGCAACGACATAGGTGTTCTCGAAGACGCCGACATTGTCCACTTCCGCGAGGGCAAAGGGCGGGCGAAAGCGCCGTTCATGCCCTACGAGCGCGTGCACATCCAAGCCGAAGTGACCGCTGCTGGAGAAAAGTAG
- a CDS encoding YIP1 family protein, whose product MIGKVIHSPTKFFVKQIEQSGVGYSVVVVGVAGLMLGVSIIISAFAALGNTSSDAVVYYVIGNLVTAGMVVALLYLLWLFYAGSIYTFSTYVFGTSGEFRELLTVIGWGFIGLVVAGAISVVFEGAVLFLGVDGASTIPVIGLKATSLFHLINNTLFLWTCYLWVTGVRVATSNGIKRSVLLVAIPVGFSLLVSYIPSMYA is encoded by the coding sequence ATGATTGGCAAAGTTATTCATTCTCCAACCAAATTTTTCGTGAAACAGATAGAACAGTCGGGAGTCGGCTATTCTGTCGTCGTTGTGGGTGTTGCTGGATTAATGCTTGGTGTGTCTATTATTATTTCAGCGTTCGCAGCCCTTGGAAACACATCAAGCGACGCGGTAGTCTATTACGTTATTGGGAATCTTGTCACAGCAGGAATGGTAGTGGCGCTACTCTATTTGCTATGGTTATTCTATGCGGGATCGATCTACACCTTTTCTACCTATGTATTTGGAACAAGCGGGGAATTCAGAGAACTGTTGACTGTAATTGGGTGGGGATTTATTGGTCTTGTCGTTGCAGGCGCTATTAGCGTAGTTTTTGAAGGAGCTGTTTTGTTTTTGGGAGTGGATGGAGCCAGTACTATCCCGGTAATCGGGCTAAAAGCAACGTCTTTGTTTCATCTTATAAATAATACATTATTCTTGTGGACGTGCTATCTATGGGTGACGGGCGTCAGAGTAGCAACCTCTAATGGGATTAAGCGATCGGTTCTACTAGTTGCAATCCCAGTTGGGTTCTCACTGCTTGTCTCGTATATTCCCTCGATGTACGCATGA
- a CDS encoding stage II sporulation protein M, which yields MSLLKIGGAIYSVGFLIGLTLALETGFVDPSGVPGVSSESSIQTNIELLSLVVNNMLSVLIIVLGLLSMGIFTILIGSYTGLIHGIIIGTGISESVGIYRVAILFIPHAIIELPALFTAIAAGLIIPLGLKEYLREEKSEPLTHSDLVDTVKLFLVAETLIVISSIIEYSVTHSIIR from the coding sequence GTGAGTTTACTGAAGATAGGTGGAGCTATCTATAGTGTTGGATTCCTTATTGGTTTGACATTGGCATTAGAGACTGGATTTGTGGACCCATCTGGTGTTCCTGGCGTATCAAGCGAAAGTTCGATACAGACCAATATTGAGCTACTTAGCTTAGTTGTAAATAACATGTTGAGCGTACTGATTATAGTCCTTGGACTACTCTCAATGGGGATCTTCACTATTCTGATTGGGTCTTATACAGGCCTCATTCACGGTATTATTATTGGAACAGGAATCTCTGAGTCTGTAGGGATTTATCGCGTTGCAATCTTATTCATTCCTCACGCAATTATTGAACTTCCGGCCTTATTTACTGCTATAGCGGCTGGATTAATCATCCCACTTGGACTCAAGGAGTACCTCCGAGAGGAAAAATCTGAGCCACTAACTCATTCAGACCTTGTTGACACGGTAAAATTATTTCTCGTAGCAGAGACTCTAATAGTCATCAGCTCAATAATTGAATATTCGGTCACGCACAGTATTATAAGATGA